Part of the Lichenicola cladoniae genome is shown below.
GGACCGGGTGCTGGAGGCCCCCGTTTATGCTGAGTTATGCGCATCATCACTCAATCATCATACCGGTACACGAAGACAGCACTCAAAGTCCGGGATAACCTATACCTAGTCGACGTGTGGCAAGGGCGCCGCTGTAGCGCGAATACGTGGATCTGCCGTCAGCTCGATGATGTCGAGTTCTTCCTCGATGGCATGGAAAGCATCGTCGCCAATCACACCATCCCGTCTTAGGACAGCAAGCCTTTGCCGCTGCACAACCACGGCTTTACCCTGTAACCCCGCAAGGGTGTCCTCTCTGCCGTCCAGTTGGGCTACACCTTCTGCACGTGTCGCATACTCATCCAGCAGCAGCGCTGCATTATCCGAGACGGTGACGTTGCGCAGGAACGCCACCGCTGCCTGTGCGGTCTCACGGCGTGCGAGCACCGTTTCCTCTTGAACTAAATTATCTTCCGGAAGCCGCAGACGTTGCATGAGCGGTCGCAGGGTCATCCCTTGAAGCATGAGTGTCCCAAGGACCACGCTGAGAGCGCAGAAGATGATGATGTCCCGGTCAATGAAGGTATCCGGCAAGGCCAGCGCCGTGGCCAGCGTCACAATGCCGCGCATCCCGCACCAGGCGATAATGAGACCGCCGCCCGCAGTCGGCCGTGCCGGCTGGCGCCCGCTACGGGGGCCAAGCCGATGCAATGCCCAGCGCAGGATAGCGTTGTACCCCATCACCCAAACAAGTCGGACGAGGATCACAACCAGCAGTACAACGCCGGCAACCTCGACGTAGAGCGCTATTTGCCCACTCATGCGGCTGACAATCGCCCTGAGTTGCAGCCCGATCAGGAGAAAGGCCAATACGTTCAGAACAAATACTGCCACGTCCCATACTGCGTAGGATGCTATACGACGCCGTGCGCCATCGCGCAGCGGAACATGGCGCGCGATGACAACGGCATAAACAACCACAGTGATGATCGCCGATACGCCGAGCCGGTCCGCTAGCAACCAGACTGCGAAGGTGCTTAGGAACTGCACAAGCACCGCAATCGGTATCTCCAACCGGTGGGTAGGGGTCATGAGCAGCAGTCGGGCGAGTGTCCAGCCTAGCAGGCCGCCGCCACCTACCGTGAAAAGAAATTGTGGCATGACCGTCCATCCGACGCTGCCGCCGGTTACGGCGGCAGTGACTGCGATGCGATAGATAATTAGCGACACAGCATCGTTTAGCAGGCTTTCACCTTGTATGATTACCAGCAACCGATGCGGCGGCCGCAAGTAGCGCAGGATGGCCGTCGCTGCGGAAGCGTCGGACGGTGCAACGATGGCCCCCAGCGCTACCGCAGCCGCCCAGGGCATTCCCGGCACCATGGCATGCCCGACCCAGGCGACGGCGATGACCGTAAGCAGCACGACAATTACGGCCAAGGCGCTTATCGGCAGCCAGTTCGCGCGTATGTCCCGGGGCGAGGCGTCATAGGCCGAGTCGAGCAGCGTCGGTGCGACAAATAGAACGAGTGCAAGTCGCGGGTCGAGCGCCATGATTGGTATGCCCGGGATAAAGGCCGCCGCAGATCCTGCCAGCGCCAGCAGCGCCGGGTAGGGCAGGCCGACCCGGCTGGACCAGGCCGCAAGCAGCGCCCCTATCAAAAGGAGTGCGATGACGAGTTCAAACAGAGCCATGGCGTTCCCATCGTTGCACTTACATCACTGCCGAGTTCATCTGCAGGATGCCAGATACCTCTAGTGCTGAGTCCAAGGGTTGTTGCAGGTGTCGCTGCGGGAAGTCACCCCTCGGGCTTCAAGTCAGCGCAGTGCTGGTTTAACTTTCATTGCATGAGCGAGCCGTCCGGCCTGGAGCAAGCCCACGCCGGCGAGTATCGCCACCATGGCGCCGACATCGAGAAGCCTAACTGGTTCACCAACTGAAAGAATGCCGATCAGGAGCGCTACCACCGGCGGGACATAAGTGACACCCGATGCCGCAATGGCGCCAAGTCGCGCGACGAGAATGTAATACAGGATATAAGCAAGTCCTGTTCCGCACAGGCCTAGTCCGAGCACCAGCCCGAGGGTGGCGCGGCGGTCCATGAATACGGCCATGATCCCGTGCCGATCGACGGTCACAAGCAGCAGAAGCAACGCCAATCCAATTTGATAGGTAGTCAATGCCAGTGGCGACAGTCCGAGCGGACTGATGAATTTGCGCGCGTAGACGAAGGAGCAACCAACGCTCAGGGATCCGCCGATCATCCAAAGGACGCCCAGGGAGCTTACCTGACTACTCCCATTCCACGGACGCGCTATGACAAGTACGCCAGCAAATCCGAGCAACGTCCCACAGACCGTCCGCCCGTTGACCGGTTCATCCCGCAGGAAAAGCCAAGCCGTCAGAAAGGTGAAAAGGGGAATAGCACCGCTGAGCATTCCCGCGACACTCGACAGAAGCAGCACGGTGCCCTTGGCAAATGCCAGGTAATATACCGCTGTCGCCAACAATGCCATCACTGTGAAGTGGTGAAGATAACGCAAGTCGCGCCAACGCAGCGCCCGTGTTGCGAGGGCGAACACAAATAGTGGCACGAAACCGAAGACGAGACGCAATAGAACAATCTGCTCCGGCGTAATCGAGACAGCGGCCCATTTCATAAAAATGAAGTTGCTTCCCCATATCACCCCGAGCAGCGCGAAGGCCCCATAGGCGACGACCTGCATGGGGTTCGGTCGAGGACGAACAGCCAGTTCCGGAGCGGTCGACCTCATGATCCACAGCCTGACGGACTGAGGAAGCGACATATCAGCGCTGAAATTTCGCTGCGGTGGGCTTCGAGAGCGAAGTGGCCCGTGTCCAGGAAATGGACTTCTGCACTGGGAAGGTCGCATCGATAGGTTTCGGCGCCTGCCGGAATGAAGAATGGGTCATTGCGACCCCAGACGGCCAGCAGTGGCGGTTGATGCTTGCGAAAGTAGGCCTGGAAGTCCGGGTAGAGCGTCACGTTCGTGCGGTCGCTGAGAACAAGGTCTAGCTGGATCTCCATCGCTTCCGGCCGGTGCATGTAGGCGATGTCGAGTGTGTAACCGTCGGGGGAGACAAGCTCCGCCGGCGCGCCATGCTGGTATTGAAAGCGTATTGCTTCATCGGTCAGCGAAGCACGGCAGACCTTCCGACGCTCGGGTGTCGGTTCGCGCCAATAGGCCTGCCACGGTCCCCACTCCTGGCTGAGGCCTTCCAGATAAGCATTACCATTCTGCGTGAAGATAGCTTTTACCCGCTCCGGATGCTTCATCGCTAGTCTCAGCCCGATCGGCGCGCCGTAATAGAAAATGTAGCGATCGAAGCTGTAGCTGAACGCGTCCCGAGGTGGGGTTACTGTGTTGCCGAACCCCGGCAGGTCGGGTGCAATCACCCTATAGTGGTTCGAGATCTCAGGAATAAGATTGCTAAACATATGCCCAGACGTCGGGAAGCCGTGCAGTAGAAGCAAAACAGGCGCATCTGCTGGCCCCGCTTCACGATAGAAGACCTTGATATCGTCGATTTCTTTAACACCATAAGTAACGGCCATGACTTGTTCTCCTCTATCGATCCGCCGCTAGTTGACGAGGGATGCTTCGCCGTTTCCGAACGACCAGTCGTCAGCGTTAACAGGTACAAGACTGATGAGGACATCCTCGCGTCGTACGTCGAGTTGCCGATGCAGTTCATCAGCCACCTGTTTGTAAAACGCCTGCTTCTGCTCGACCGTGCGACCCGCGACCAACGTCAGCTGGATGAAGATGCAGCCTCGTGAGCGTTGAATGCCAAGAAAACCGGGATCGAAGACAAAGTCTCCAGGCGCATGCTCGGCGATCACCTGGAAGCGGTCATCCTTGGGTGCGTTGAGGACGTCGTGCATCGCTTGATAGACGACTTCTCCCACGGTCTGCCGGAACTCCGGGGTTTTGCCTTGTACCATGTCGATGCGTGCGAGCGGCATAAGAGTCTCCTGCTTTGATGCGTCAGTAGCGTGACGGAGGCTGTCTGGTCCTTTCTTCGACCCTTAGCCCAGCGCCCCGAAACGCGGTGCAAGGCTTTCCGAGACGATGTGCTCGCATAAGACGGCGAGTTCCTGGCCGAGAATCGTCAAGGCCTGGTTATCATACCGAGCGAAGGCAACTGCCGGGTCAATCCACCGGATCGTTATTCTGCTGTCAGGGAGCTCAATCACAGCCAGTTTCAGCGGAGCTTCTAACAGAGCCGAGGCGTCCGCCGTCAAAAGACGGACCATCAGGTCTGGGTGGAAGAACAGGATCTGCCGTGCAGCACCAATAGCATGACCGCCGCGCTGTAGCACCTTCTGCGGATCGATCTCATGCAGCATCCGTAAACCGGCAGCCTCTACCTCCCTTCGTAGTGACGCGATGATGTCGGTGAAGGTCAAGTCGCTCGATTTGCTACACTGGAACGCGCCAGTCATTCCACCGGGCTGGCCGTAATGGATTGGAGCTTCGGCACTCATGATTGCACCGGAGAAACCGCGAGCGAGCTACGGGTCGAAGCTTGCCGCATCGCAGGACCACCGGCTAGTACTGCCCGTGCGCTGTCGACGAGTACGAGCCATCCGCCAGCCATCAACATGACGTCCTTCAACACCAGTCGCCCACCGCCTGACAGGTAAGGGAACCCGTGTTGAGCGTCGCCAAGGGCGGCTACCCAGGCTTCCGGCGTCGTGACCAGGAACGAAAGGGTCACGAACGACGTCAGGAAGCCAAGTGTCGCTCCGACGAGGCCCCACCGGCGTGATATCAGTCCGGCAAGGATTAGGAAACCGATCATCAATTCCACCGCTCCCAAACCCTGGGAGAAGGCATAAGTGTCGTTACCAGTCTGCCAGGTCCGCTCGATGGGCTTCAGTTCTCCTTCATGAGTCAAGTGGTGGGCATATTGATCGGGATGCTCGTAGAAGAGGGACAATACCGGATTGTTGGCGACGAAAGGCGTGATGCTATCGGCTTCGTAGGGGACGAACTTCAAGCCACCAATCCACAAGAAGACGATGGCCATGGCTATGCGCATGCCGTGCAGGCCGATCCATTCCGATCTAGAACCGGAAATCACACCAAGGATACGGTGGATTTGTATGTTCATAACTGAGCTCCTATAGTTAGATTTCTACACTTCGCCAGCGGCGGCAAAGGCGTCCAGCGCACGAACCGAATAGACGATGGCCGCACCCGCGTTGATACTCGTTGCGACGCCCAATGCTTCTGCAAGCTCTTCCCGGCTGGCTCCAAGCTTGCGCGCCGCATCGGTATGGACGGTGATACAGCCGTCGCAGCGCAAGGTGATTGCGACGGCGACGGCAATCAGTTCACGGGTTTTGGCGTCAAGATGACCGGTCTTCTGTCCGGCGACGCCCGTGGCGCCATAGCCTTTAACTGTTTCCGGACTGAGTTTGGCAAAACTTCCAACCCCGGTGATGACCTGCTGGCGATAAGTATTCCAATCGAACATATGCATAGCGACCTCCTTGATGATGATGACTAAAGTAGGCAGCAATCGACAGACGTTCGATACCAACACGGCTCAATCAGATGGCCGCCCGGATCAAAAGCCGCGCCACCCTGGAGATGTCGCGACCATGCCGCTGACAGATGACGTTTTGAGTGAGCTTGCTCAGCTGCTCCGCGTTCGCCCCGAGTTAGATGACGTTTGCCGGTTTGGTGGGCCGTGGATATCCACCCACGTCGCCGGACCAGCCGGTTGGGCGTATTTTCACCTCGTCACCCGGGGTCATGTGCAACTCGACCGGCCCGGTTTTGATCGCCTGAATCTCGTAGCGGGCGACATTCTGCTACTGCCAAACGGGGATGCCCACACAGTACATGGGCTTGGGTTCGCTGAGCATCTGCATTCGCCGGTCGTGACTCAGCTCCGCGGCGCGCTCCGGATACGAACCAGCGTCGGTGTTGAGTTGGATACGGAGTTGATCTGTGGCCGGCTGCACTTTCAGGCGGCGCCGCAAACCTTGGTCATGGCAGCCCTTCCGAGCGTTGTGATCCTGCATATAGACGAACTGCCCCTTGCCAGTCGCTTCAAACCGCTGGTCGAGGGTATCCGGGAGGAGTTGAGTGACGGTCGCCCCGGCGCTGCCTCAATCGCAATAAATCTTGCTAGCGCTTTATTTATGATGATGATTCGGGCGCAGATCGAGAAGTCAACAGCTGTCACCGGCCTGCTGCAGTTGTTCAACCAAAAGGTGACGTCTCAAGCAGTCCTGGCGATGATACGCGAGCCCGTACGCGCCTGGACGCTGGATGATCTCGCACATGACGCGGGAGCCTCGCGGGCGACGCTAGTACGCGCATTTCGCAAGGCTGCTGGAATCGCGCCACTGGCGTTTTTGGCTGACTTACGCCTTGGGCTTGCACGGCACCGTCTGGGGAGCAGCACGGTCTCGGTTGATCGAATTGCAGCAGAAGTAGGCTATCAATCGCCCGCTGCGTTTAGTCGCGCGTTTCTCCGCAAGTTTGGTGTTCGGCCGAGCCAAAACCGGAAAGCTTAGATAATCGTCCCGTCATTAAACAGGCGATAGTTCAAGGTTCTAGGAATCCGACGCCTGAACAGTAGCTCTGGGTCAGTATCCATTTGCTTATTCTCGATGTATGATCCAAGGCCCGCCGCTGGATAAACCCGATGCCACAACTGCGACACCTAGAAATCCGCTTGGCAAGGTCTGCGTGATGATACTTTACCCGCCGATAACCATCACCAGCTCGAAAGGCGACGTCGCTCGCAACCTCAGAGGCCTTACTGCTTGCCTTGCATTATTGGAAGCACAACGTCCATCAAAGCGGTGTCGGAGAATGGGTTTTGACCAGTGACCAATTCCCGATCCCGCACCACCTTCGAATGCCATGCTGCAATGGTTGAGACTTGCCCTCCAGCGTTCTTTAACGCCATGGCGGGCAGAAACTGGGGCTTAGCATGAAAGACGTTTTTTGCTGCCTGTTCCTCTTCGTCATCACTGAAAACAGTTAGACGATAATTACGATAAGGCCAGTTGGAAGCCAGCATTCGAGCTTTAGCCAGGTCGCCAACGCGTAACGCAGCCTGTTCCAATTCAGGATTACGGGTGGTTGACAGGAGAGCGATCGTTGCGTGGCAGAGGAGAGCAGTTGTCTTGGCATGTGTGTGGAAGTAGGTAAGAATCCGTCCTAGGTTCCGATCGGCCATCAGGTCGATCATCGGCGCGGGACCACCCGGCACAAACACTGCTGCATATTGATTGAGATCATGGTCAGCCGCCCAACGCAGTGTGGTAGGATGTTTCAAGCCATCGAGAGAAGATTGATATTTTAGTGCTTGATCAAGCTTAACCTTGCTTCCGTTAAAGTAATCCGGACTAACGGATGCTTGATCCTCCGGCGGAATGTTTCCGGTCGGATCAGCGAAGACCAGTTCGTATCCGGCAGCTGAGAATCTTCGAGCCAGCACGATTAGCTCGTTGAGATAGTAACCAGTCTTGAAGGTATGGCCGTCTTTCAACGGGAGTATGCTTTCGCTCGAAAGCACGATCAGCACCTTGCCCCTGGTCCCGGTGTGTAAGACGGCTGCGCTAGACGCAGCAATTGTTGCAGTCGTAAGGGCGAACGCAAGCGCAGACACTCTTGTCTTGTTTATCATTATTTGAAGTCCTCTATGTATTCGACGCCAGATGCCATACGCCGGCCAGACGGTGATAGGGTTAACAGATCTCTACGCCAGTGAGGTCACGACAGATTTGAAGTAGCCGATCCTGTAGGTCGAAGCGCATTATTGTAGCGCTCACGCGCCGTTGCTTCTGATGATATAGATAGCCGCCAGTGACACGCGCTGCCGCGTCCTCGCTTCCTGCAAGCCAAGCCTGCGTGACATGCCCCAATGCGAGGTCGTCAGGGGCGTCTGGGCCGCCCATTTTGGTGGGTACCCAACCGGGTTCAAGCGCATTGGAAAGAACGCCTGGCCAACGCCGCGCGACTGCAAAGGCAAGGAGAACGTCGTGCAACTTTGTATCGGCGTAGGCTTGGGATCCGTTCCAGCGCCGGTGCGTCCATTGCAAGTCGTCGAGGCTCGTATCACCGCTGCTATGCATACCCGAGCTTAAATATATCAGCCTGTCAGGTCGATCGATCAGTGCCGTCAGCAGATAGGGCGCCAATACATTAACGGCGAAGATCTGCGAAAGGCCGTCCTCGGTCTCGACCCGGTGAGGTTCGCGATAACCGATGCCGACATTATGGATGATCGCGTTGAACCGACCGAATTTGTTAGCCTGTTCAGCGACCACTTGGATCGTGGCAATGCTCGATAGATCGCCGATGACCACTGCCTGCGCTGCGGGCAAGGCTATTTTCGCCTGCTGTGCCCGTGCATCTGTGCGGGCGTGGATGACAACGTCGTGCCCTTGCTCGACCAGGAGCTGTGCGGCCATCAGACCAAGTCCATCGGATGATCCGCTGATGAAAATGCGTGCCATTGCAGATCCCCTCGATATCTAAACGCAGCAGGTCAAGGGGCACGGTCGGCGAGAAAGCGCAGCACTGTTTCGAGAGAGCTCGTGCCTCGCTCGGTTTCGACGCCTCCTCCCCCTTCGAAGGACAGCCATCCCTGGTTGAACCCGTCGATCATCTGCATCCTCGGCTCTGGGTTGCTCATGCCCTGATCGCGAAAAATGTCATGCCAGTCCGACTTCGGCACAACCTGCGCTGAAACTGGCAGACCGAGCACGTCGCCAAGGGTGCGTGCCAGTTGATTGGGTGATACCGGTGCCGGGCCTTGTAGTTCGACGATCCGCCGGCCGCTCCACGTTTCGCCGAGCAGCCTGGCTGCGGTGGCGCCGATATCAGCGGTGGCGATCATTGGGATGGCGCGATCGAGCGGCTGGAGAAAGCTCGCCACAATACCATTTGCCTTTGCCGAGGCGATGTCCCAGCTGGCATTCTCCATAAACCAGGCGGCCCGCACGAAGGCAATCGACAGATCGAGCGTGCTCAGTTCGCGCTCCATCAGGCTAAGTTGGCCTAGGAGGTTTGGATTACTCGCCTGCGCGCCGACCGTCGACAGGCAGACAACACGGGTGGGGCGTGCGGCGGCCAGCGCCACCTTAACGGCGGCTACGACCGCACGTACTTCGGGGAAGCCAGGCGCAGGATCAAAGATCGGCGGGATCAGGATGAATACTCCCTCCACGTCCGTGAAAGCGCGTGTAAGTGCATTGGGGTCGCTCATATCCGCGATTGCCAGTTGACAGCCGCGCGCAGTCCAGGCTGCGGCTTTACTGGGATCACGTGCCACGGCGCGCACTGGCAGGCCGGCCGCCAACAGGCGGTCGGCCACCACGCTGCCAACCTGTCCCGTTATCCCTGTGATCGCATACATGATCGTCTCCTGTTCGATGGAGAAACTTGTCGCACGACGCCTTTCCTGCATTAAGTGCGCTCTGGTCAGCTCACTCCTGACTAATTGGCAAGGATGTCCTGATGTACGATGCGCGGCTTCTCTCTGGCGTCAGTGTGCTCGCCGCCGTGGTCGAGACCGGCAGCTTTATTCGCGCAGCGGATGCGCTCGGACTGTCGGATTCGGGCGTCAGCCGGGCGATCACGCGGCTAGAGGCGCGGCTCGGTGTCCGCCTGCTGGATCGCACGACCCGCTCACTGCGTCTTACGGAAGAGGGGGCGCGGTTCCATGCCGAGGCGGCGCCGCTGCTCGTGCAGCTCTCAGATGCTGCGATGGCGCTGACTGAAGCACGTCACACGGTGCGCGGACGATTGCGCGTGGAAGTCGACCCCTTTTTCTCGCGGCTTGTGCTTGCGCCGCGTCTCGGGGCCTTTTTGGGTCGATATCCCGAATTGTCGCTTGAACTGGTGACGACCGAAGTGCCCGGCGATCTTGTGGCACATGGCTTCGATCTGGCGATCCGTTTTGGGCCACCGGCGGTGGCAGGTCTGATCACGCGGAAACTGCTCGACACGCGCATCCTGACCGTTGCCTCGCCTCTCTACCTCAAACGTCATGGCCGTCCTTCGAGGCCGGAGGAGCTAAAGGGGCATCACTGCATCCACTATCGCGATCCTGCCAGCAACAAGCCATTCGCCTGGGAATTTCATCGCCAGAGAAAGATCCTGCCGGTCGAGGTTACTGGCGCGGTCACCGTGACCGACGTCGGCACGATGCTTGCTGCCTGCGTTGCCGGTCTAGGCGTCGCACAGGTAATGGCGCTGGGCAGCGAGACCATGATCACAAGCGGTGCACTAGTCGAGCTCTTCCCCGAGTGGCCTGGCGAGACCTTTCCGCTGCATGCCTATCACCCGTCACGCCACCAACCGCCAGCCCGGACCAGAGCGCTGATCGATTTCTGTCTCCAGCTCACAGCGAATACAGGCTCCGCAGCTGTCAATTCAGTCAACTGAGCTTCTTTGTCCGCTGGAGCAGCCTTTGCTCGACATCTTGCTTTGAGGAACAATCGGCCGTCCCTCACCGGCTGATCCAGCGGGTGGCGCGAATGGCAGATGCGGAGCCCGCTCCATTCGACCGACGTCTCGTGATCCTGCCATTCATTTTCGAATGGACACCGTGCACGCTTGTCGATGTCTAAACGAGCACGTTGCGCTCAGCTTCCCGTGCAGAAGAGGAGAGCTGTTCATGGCCAACATGTTGATGCAAGCGGCAATACTGGAAAAAATCGGAAGCCCGTTCCGAATCGCCACCGTGGCGCGGCCGTCACCGCTGGCCGGCCAGGTGCTGGTGCGCATTGCAGCGAGCGCAGTTAATCCACTCGACCTGAAGATCCGTGCTGGCGGGGCTGCCCATGCACGCCAGCTGCTGCCGGCCATCCTTGGCCTCGACATGGCAGGGACCGTCGAAGCAGTAGGTCCCGGTGTCACCGGGTTTTGCCGCGGCGACGAGGTCTATGGCATGACCGGGGGTGTCGGAGGCATACAAGGCTCTCTGGCCGAGTATGCTGCGGTCGACGAACGGCTGCTGGCAATCAAGCCAGCAAAGCTGTCGATGCGCGAGGCAGCCTCCCTCCCGCTGGCCTTCATCACGGCTTGGGAGGGTCTGGTGGATCGTGTCGGCATTCAGCCTGATCAAACCGTTCTCATCCAGGGGGGGGCTGGCGGTGTCGGACATATCGCCATCCAGATCGTCTTGGCGACCGGCGCCCGCGCCTATGCAACCGGGTCTACGAGAGACCAGGTCTTGATTGAACGGCTGGGTGCAACTTGGATCGACCGCAACTCCGAGGCCAAGGACTACGTGTCGGAGCACACGGACGGACGCGGCTTCGATATCGTCTACGACACGGTTGGTGGCGCAGTCCTGGACGCTTCGTTTAACGCTGTCTGCCGTTTTGGTCATGTGGTCAGCGCGCTCGGCTGGGGAACTCATGCCTTGGCGCCACTCTCATTCCGAGCTGCAAGCTATTCCGGCGTCTTTACTCTCCTCCCGCTGCTGACGGGTGATGGTCGGACCCGCCATGGCGAAATCTTGCGCGAGGCGACCCGGCTGGCCGAGGCGGGGCGGCTCGCGCCCAAGGTCGATCCGCGGCGTTTCACGCTCGCGACGGTTGGCGAGGCTTACGCAGCACTCGAAGGACGCAAGACCGACGGCAAACTCGTTGTCGACATTGCCTGACAGCAAAACAAAGAGAGGCGAAGTGCGGTTATAAGGATGAACCGGTTTACTGAAAGGTAAGTCCTCAACATGCTTCTGGGCATCTTGCAGCGTGCTGTCTATTGCGCGTCCCGGGGCGGCGTGGATGCGAAATAAGGTAGCTCGTATAACGATTGTTGATGGCCATGCCGCTTTCAAATAGAATGGCAAGCTGAGCAGATAAACAAACTACGCCATTGTCACGTTAGCTGGTGGTGACGGCCGCTTTGCCTCCGATCGCCCGCCCGGCCTAATCCGCGCCTTGTTCGACACAACCGAGCCAGGCAAGCCAGTTCGAACGTATCACACGAAGGCAATGCCTATGATCCTAATGACCTAAGATGAGATCGAGACACGGCTGATAGCGTCAACACGTGGAGTTCTGGAGCTGCAGCGGCCCTTGCTGGATGACGCGCCGGTTGTCGTGGCGCGGGGCTCCTGAAAGGATGGAGCGATCATATCAAACTGATGATGTGCGCGTTCCAGCCCGACGCAGTGGTGGTTGGAACGCGGATCATTCTTCATTTATGGCATCTAATGGATAGCCTCACTTAATACACTGTTCGC
Proteins encoded:
- a CDS encoding cation:proton antiporter, which codes for MALFELVIALLLIGALLAAWSSRVGLPYPALLALAGSAAAFIPGIPIMALDPRLALVLFVAPTLLDSAYDASPRDIRANWLPISALAVIVVLLTVIAVAWVGHAMVPGMPWAAAVALGAIVAPSDASAATAILRYLRPPHRLLVIIQGESLLNDAVSLIIYRIAVTAAVTGGSVGWTVMPQFLFTVGGGGLLGWTLARLLLMTPTHRLEIPIAVLVQFLSTFAVWLLADRLGVSAIITVVVYAVVIARHVPLRDGARRRIASYAVWDVAVFVLNVLAFLLIGLQLRAIVSRMSGQIALYVEVAGVVLLVVILVRLVWVMGYNAILRWALHRLGPRSGRQPARPTAGGGLIIAWCGMRGIVTLATALALPDTFIDRDIIIFCALSVVLGTLMLQGMTLRPLMQRLRLPEDNLVQEETVLARRETAQAAVAFLRNVTVSDNAALLLDEYATRAEGVAQLDGREDTLAGLQGKAVVVQRQRLAVLRRDGVIGDDAFHAIEEELDIIELTADPRIRATAAPLPHVD
- a CDS encoding DMT family transporter — encoded protein: MQVVAYGAFALLGVIWGSNFIFMKWAAVSITPEQIVLLRLVFGFVPLFVFALATRALRWRDLRYLHHFTVMALLATAVYYLAFAKGTVLLLSSVAGMLSGAIPLFTFLTAWLFLRDEPVNGRTVCGTLLGFAGVLVIARPWNGSSQVSSLGVLWMIGGSLSVGCSFVYARKFISPLGLSPLALTTYQIGLALLLLLVTVDRHGIMAVFMDRRATLGLVLGLGLCGTGLAYILYYILVARLGAIAASGVTYVPPVVALLIGILSVGEPVRLLDVGAMVAILAGVGLLQAGRLAHAMKVKPALR
- a CDS encoding alpha/beta fold hydrolase yields the protein MAVTYGVKEIDDIKVFYREAGPADAPVLLLLHGFPTSGHMFSNLIPEISNHYRVIAPDLPGFGNTVTPPRDAFSYSFDRYIFYYGAPIGLRLAMKHPERVKAIFTQNGNAYLEGLSQEWGPWQAYWREPTPERRKVCRASLTDEAIRFQYQHGAPAELVSPDGYTLDIAYMHRPEAMEIQLDLVLSDRTNVTLYPDFQAYFRKHQPPLLAVWGRNDPFFIPAGAETYRCDLPSAEVHFLDTGHFALEAHRSEISALICRFLSPSGCGS
- a CDS encoding tautomerase family protein, which translates into the protein MPLARIDMVQGKTPEFRQTVGEVVYQAMHDVLNAPKDDRFQVIAEHAPGDFVFDPGFLGIQRSRGCIFIQLTLVAGRTVEQKQAFYKQVADELHRQLDVRREDVLISLVPVNADDWSFGNGEASLVN
- a CDS encoding DUF302 domain-containing protein; this translates as MSAEAPIHYGQPGGMTGAFQCSKSSDLTFTDIIASLRREVEAAGLRMLHEIDPQKVLQRGGHAIGAARQILFFHPDLMVRLLTADASALLEAPLKLAVIELPDSRITIRWIDPAVAFARYDNQALTILGQELAVLCEHIVSESLAPRFGALG
- the rclC gene encoding reactive chlorine resistance membrane protein RclC, coding for MNIQIHRILGVISGSRSEWIGLHGMRIAMAIVFLWIGGLKFVPYEADSITPFVANNPVLSLFYEHPDQYAHHLTHEGELKPIERTWQTGNDTYAFSQGLGAVELMIGFLILAGLISRRWGLVGATLGFLTSFVTLSFLVTTPEAWVAALGDAQHGFPYLSGGGRLVLKDVMLMAGGWLVLVDSARAVLAGGPAMRQASTRSSLAVSPVQS
- a CDS encoding carboxymuconolactone decarboxylase family protein, whose product is MFDWNTYRQQVITGVGSFAKLSPETVKGYGATGVAGQKTGHLDAKTRELIAVAVAITLRCDGCITVHTDAARKLGASREELAEALGVATSINAGAAIVYSVRALDAFAAAGEV
- a CDS encoding cupin domain-containing protein; its protein translation is MMMTKVGSNRQTFDTNTAQSDGRPDQKPRHPGDVATMPLTDDVLSELAQLLRVRPELDDVCRFGGPWISTHVAGPAGWAYFHLVTRGHVQLDRPGFDRLNLVAGDILLLPNGDAHTVHGLGFAEHLHSPVVTQLRGALRIRTSVGVELDTELICGRLHFQAAPQTLVMAALPSVVILHIDELPLASRFKPLVEGIREELSDGRPGAASIAINLASALFMMMIRAQIEKSTAVTGLLQLFNQKVTSQAVLAMIREPVRAWTLDDLAHDAGASRATLVRAFRKAAGIAPLAFLADLRLGLARHRLGSSTVSVDRIAAEVGYQSPAAFSRAFLRKFGVRPSQNRKA
- a CDS encoding type 1 glutamine amidotransferase domain-containing protein codes for the protein MLIVLSSESILPLKDGHTFKTGYYLNELIVLARRFSAAGYELVFADPTGNIPPEDQASVSPDYFNGSKVKLDQALKYQSSLDGLKHPTTLRWAADHDLNQYAAVFVPGGPAPMIDLMADRNLGRILTYFHTHAKTTALLCHATIALLSTTRNPELEQAALRVGDLAKARMLASNWPYRNYRLTVFSDDEEEQAAKNVFHAKPQFLPAMALKNAGGQVSTIAAWHSKVVRDRELVTGQNPFSDTALMDVVLPIMQGKQ
- a CDS encoding SDR family NAD(P)-dependent oxidoreductase, whose product is MARIFISGSSDGLGLMAAQLLVEQGHDVVIHARTDARAQQAKIALPAAQAVVIGDLSSIATIQVVAEQANKFGRFNAIIHNVGIGYREPHRVETEDGLSQIFAVNVLAPYLLTALIDRPDRLIYLSSGMHSSGDTSLDDLQWTHRRWNGSQAYADTKLHDVLLAFAVARRWPGVLSNALEPGWVPTKMGGPDAPDDLALGHVTQAWLAGSEDAAARVTGGYLYHQKQRRVSATIMRFDLQDRLLQICRDLTGVEIC
- a CDS encoding NmrA family NAD(P)-binding protein; the protein is MYAITGITGQVGSVVADRLLAAGLPVRAVARDPSKAAAWTARGCQLAIADMSDPNALTRAFTDVEGVFILIPPIFDPAPGFPEVRAVVAAVKVALAAARPTRVVCLSTVGAQASNPNLLGQLSLMERELSTLDLSIAFVRAAWFMENASWDIASAKANGIVASFLQPLDRAIPMIATADIGATAARLLGETWSGRRIVELQGPAPVSPNQLARTLGDVLGLPVSAQVVPKSDWHDIFRDQGMSNPEPRMQMIDGFNQGWLSFEGGGGVETERGTSSLETVLRFLADRAP